In Oreochromis aureus strain Israel breed Guangdong linkage group 6, ZZ_aureus, whole genome shotgun sequence, the genomic window TAACTGACAAACAGCTTTCGCTTTAAGGAACAGCTGGTTGGAAATCATTTATTAACAAGAACAATAACAACACTTTACATAGAGTAATAATGAAGATGTCATATTAgatataaaacagaaattcaacAAATGCCCTGTGGGTTTTAAAGCCTTAATTAACTTGCTGTTTATAATTTGTCTTATTCAGAGGCTTATAAAAGTGCAGTACTTATCTGCTCTGTCATTTTTGCCTCAGGTACCCATCATACCTTGCTCCAGAGGTGATCGCTCAGGGCTCCTTCCACCCCAGTGACCCTTCCCGTGATGAGGCTCCTCTGCCCTCGGGACCAAAGTCTGATGTCTGGTCGCTCGGCATTTTGCTCTTTGAATTGTGTGCAGTAAGAATTCTTAATAAACATTCATGCAAgattttggatttttgtttaGAAATTCTACCTTAAAATCGAATCAATTGCAGGGCAGAAGACTCCTGCAGAATATTGATATAAGCGAGAGGCTGAAATTCATTTTAACCTTGGGTGAGTACAAAGGTCGTCCGGGTTATTCAGAGTACTGAAAAAATTGTGCCTCTAATCTTGTTTAGGCTTAAGTGTCGATGTTGTTTGTCCTCCTCAGGTTGCATGGATGACATTGTCACTGTCCTTGCAGAGGAACATGGTTGCTTGGATACCATTAAGGTAAACCTAATGTCTGTTTGACCGGCAGCAATGTTATAGCTGgtgttgtctgtgtgtgtgtgtgtgtgaaacctACTATAACAAAAACTCCATAAAAGACAGTTTGAGAGCTTTCTGTCTATCTATGGCCAGATTTTGTCAGCACATTAAAGTCACAACTGTTCAAGATACACTTTCAGCGTGTGCAGATGAAATCAAAGAGAAGTTTAAATATAGGTGTGATCTGAGTACGACGTGAGTAAACCTACTTATGAGTCATGCTGACAAACGTTGTGATAATAGGCAGttaggtttttgttttctgataaaAATACAGAGTCATTAAAGTTGGATTTATCATCACAGTATTATAATCACATGTAAAACCTACATTTATCTCTAGGTTGGCTGTGTTTTGATGTCTTTGATCTTCATGCTAATTGGATACCAAAATGTAGGTTCTGAAATCAAAACAGCATGAATCAGATTGTGCATATTTTCAGTCTAAAAATATTGTTGTTTACTCATCTAAATAATTTGAGTTATTTGGGTGAtttatttcactcaaataattaTTGAATATTTTTTACATGAATGGTGGAGTTTGTGATTCAAACAAAAATATCTTATATAGGTCTGTATGATGATGAATGGAtataaaagacaaacaaaacagtatatacagCATGCTTTCATCCAGCCGCAGGTATGCTGAATGTTTATGTACCGACACTATGTGACCATTCTAAGTGTTCATCAGAGTGATAGCCTGTGGAAAGATACTGTACAGATGTCTGCTTGTTTTGTCGTACAGTGCTCTGTAGCGCCTACCAGAGGAAGGGAGTCGGAAAAGGTTTTTGTGGGGTGTGCTGGGTCTGCAGTGATATTGCCTGTTCGTTTCCTGATTCTGGATTTGTACAAATCCTGAATTGAGGGCAAGTTAGCACCGATGGTTTTTTCTGCAGAAGTCATTATTGACGTCTTCTGCACACTCTGTGGCTTATTTCAGCACTGTCTGCCACATGTAAATCCCTAGAAGTAATTATAACTAGTACATGCTCATGCTATGATTTTGTTTGGCTTGTACTTAATGTCACAAAAAAATTTGAAAGGgtagtagattttttttaatgtcaaaaaTGGGTCATTTTTAGCATTCGAAGCTAAGCAATGTGGTGGTGTCAAGATATATACATAATATACATGATGTAAGTTGGGCAGCAGTTTCAACATAGCCAGGGCCCTTTtgtgtgaagtttgcatgttctctcagTGCTTGTACACATCATTATCCTGGAGTTCTGGTTTCTTCCACTATGGAAAACCCTGCTAGGTTAACCAGGTTGTCTTGGCTATGGACACTCTtggaaagcattaaaaaaaaacgaaacaatTTTAATATTTGATGTGTATAATTAAACAACTGTGCAAATGCTCCCTAATATTTCTTGACTCTTATTTGGAAGCATCGATGCGGTGTGTCTGTTCCATTTATGACAGAGTTGATCATATTTGTATAATATTTACAGGAGCTGCCTGACAGTGTTCTTGAGTTATTAAGGAAGTGCTTGACCTTTCTTCCATCTAAAAGGTAAATCCAGTTTCTGTTGGATATCATATCCTGTTGCAGGACATAAGacattaagttaaaaataaaatcttttttggTGTCTTTTTACTTTTATACATAATATAGGGCAACCCCTGCAGAACTACTGCGAGACCCTGTGTTTAATGGCATCTCCTGCCACTACACACCCTTCCAGAAGCCTGTCAGCCTGTTCTCCTCATCCCTGCGCTGTGCACATCTGGTGCTCCCAGATGACATCAGTGACCTTTGCAAAGGTCTTACCcacttacacacaaacaaatatgcAGACTTACAcagacactgaaacacacaacaACGTCGGACAGACACAAACCATATGTCAAACTACTTTCCTTTGAttaaaaaccttaaaaacactcttaaaacagaacagattATCCAGAAATTGCTTTAATTAAGTGTTCCTTTACTAATAAAGTCGTAGTATTGTTTTATCCTCCTTTTCACATACCATACAGTCCTGTATTTAATTCCAAAATCTCTTTTCTCTTCACCACGCCAACAGTTTTCCACTGTCGAGAACATCTTGACAGTAGAAATgagaaagttttgttttttcctgctttCTAGTTCTGGAAGCGATTTCCTTAGATttactctgtttgttttatttgttgcagGCCAgatgaaataattaaaaaaagactttataAGTGTCATTTCCTTTTCAAACAGTCACTACTTTCACCAGTTATTTTCATATGTTGTAGAGCCACCTGTGCCGGTTGGGTTTTtactctttttgtgtgtgtgtgtgtgtgtgtgtgtgtgtgtgtgtctgtgtgtgtgtactattAGACGACGATGAGGATTACCTGTCGGAGCGGGCCATAGATGAGGTTTATTATCTGTGGTGTCTGGCAGGTGGAGACCTAGAAAAGGAGCTCACCAACCAGGAAATCATTCAGTCCAAACCACCGATCTCCACACTGCCCAAGTATAAAACAAcatatgcacaaacacaaaagacTGAGCGGTTGgcagttttcatttaaattttgaGCCTGTCTGCATCTCGTTTGCATCtccttttcagttttgtcttggAGGATGGGGAGACGTTTGGCCAGGGCAGGGATCGGAGTTTCTTGCTCGATGACACGACAGTGACGCTGTCTCTGTGCCAACTCAGAAATGTAAGACCATAAAATGTGTACATTTCTTTATGAACACTACTGCAGCTGTCTATGTTTCCTTTGATATACTGAAAACAACACTTATATTGCAGTCATTATGCCACTCTTACTTTTTTATTGataagtgtgtttttattagTTGACAGAATCTTTTAATTTTGCGAAGTGTGGCCTGGATGTATTGCAACTGCAGTCAAATTGCACTTGCAATAGAAACTATAAATTACTATAGAGACTAGATATTTATAGAAACTATAAACCTCTGTTACTGTTTTTACCATAAgtggtctctttttttcccccagaggTTGAAAGATGTAGCCAGAGAAGCCTATTACCCTCTCCTCGAAGACGAGTAAGTGCTCTCAATCCTGAAGTTGCTCTTGTCATCCTCTCCTCCCCTTTAGTATTTTACACCTCACCTCCTCATTTATTTTAGCTTGAGTAATGTCATACCCCCCCCGCTTATTTCTCCCTCCTCCAGACAGTCGAGTTTGCCCCAGTCCAACAGCAGCAATGAACTGTCGACCGCCGTCACGCTGCCACTCATCATCCGTGAAAGAGACACCGAATACCAGCTGATCCGCATCATCCTCTTTGACAGATTGCTCAAGGTCTGGGCTCCATACAAATTCATGTGCAGCACTCGGCATGCAAAAGCATTTCCTCAGTTTATGTCCTGTATTTGTAGTATTTGTTGTTTAAACGTGTTATTGTTAGACTGGGACTCAATAATGTATTGCTTTGACTTTAGGCCTACCCGTACAAGAAGACCCTAGTGTGGAAAGAAGCCAGAGTGGACATTCCCCCGCTTGTACGAGGGCTGGCGTGGGCTGGCCTGCTGGGCATTGAGGTAGAAAATAAGTCCTGACTGCATAAAAGttgcatttttatatttgtcTGTGGTGCCGCTTACTCTTCTTCTTTTGCACAGGGTGACATTCAAGCTAAATATGAAGGTATAGACAAGGATACTCCCATACCAACTGACAGACAGGTACACAGCtgtttaaaaatgcatgttACGTCATATATGCAAGTGGATTTAATCTTGCTTCATTCagtttctttggtttttttgtgcACATGCTTACAGATTGAGGTGGACATCCCACGGTGCCACCAATATGATGAGCTGCTGTCATCTCCTCAGGGCCACATCAAGTTCAGACGTGTGTTGAAAGCGTGGGTGGTGTCTCACCCTGACCTGGTCTACTGGCAGGGTCAGTCACTTGGATTTCCTTCTCTTGTAACTCGCACTATTTATTATTGCActttacataaatagacactAGGTGGTGGTCATGCCACACTTTTCAAATTCCTTGTTAAATTTCTTGACCCTACAGTTGAATTTGTGCAAAGATGATGAGCTGTTCTGATTTGATTTTCGCTTCAGGTTTGGATTCGCTTTGTGCCCCCTTCCTATATCTGAATTTCAACAATGAAGGCAAGACTTTTAATGTGAATTCAAGTAGCTAACTAGCATTTTATCTCCACATTCGTTTTCATACTTTGATTTTTATCTGATTCTCTTCCCAGCTTTGGCATATGCCTGCATGTCTGCCTTCATCCCCAAGTACTTGTACAACTTCTTTCTGAAGGACAACTCTCATGTGATCCAAGGTAAGCTATACTTGAGTAATCTTTGCACAACTCAGAGAGTTACTTACGCACTAATGAAATAATCAGTTTTCATTCTTCGAGCAGACGCTGTTccatattattttattagttgTTGCCATTTCTACCAGTTATCATATGTAGTCAACTGCAAGTTCAGTAATAAGCATTAAACGTGGTCTGAGCATTCAGTTAAGTTCAAAAGCAAATTATCATCGGCTGGCACTGAGCATCAGCCCGTCAGCTCAATGTTGATTAAATTTTGGCTCCATGTTGCTTCTAAACTCTGAAAACTAATTTCAGTCTTTCTTAATGGAGTTTGCAGCTGAGTCACATCATTTAGAGAtagggaaacaaatgaaactgCAAGTGCCTGCAGAGAAATGTCACAGGCAATTCGTACGTGACTGATAAACAGCTGCATCACACACCTCTTGAACTCCATGGGGAATGTGACTATTATCATTTCTTCCCCTGCTAGATGCCCTGGAGAGAGCTTTCTAATGTTTATCTTTCTGGTCAGAGCTCCTTTGTAGATGAACTGTGTGAAGAAACGGGGCTTGCACAGCTTTGTATAGCATGAGTTTACATTCACTATGTACAGAGGTTGAGAAGGGCTGAAAAGTGGATCAGGAGAGTACGAGCAACATGtgggttttccttttttttaaacacataagAGTTGACTAAAtttcaataaaattgattcactTGATGGAATTACTACACTCAAGCTTTTCTGAGTCACGTTTGTGTATGTTCATGTATTTCTTTGATGAACAATACTGcaccacccctcatttctttatattttgcttgaaaaaagagaaatagcTTGAGCAGTTTATTGAAACGTGTACAAATATACATAGCAAtgcagtatataaggcaaaaactgaGTCAATAGTCAACATTTGTTATGACCAGCTTTATTCTttagcacagcctgaactctcttagtctGATTTCTTATCATTTCCTTAAGTAGTCGTTGAGAATAGTTCTTCAGACttcattcaaagctcttctttggatgttggctgccttttcttctcttctttgtcAAGATGagcccacactgcttcagtaatgttgaggttttGACTCTGGGGCGGCTATTGAGGagaatattgactttcaagctcattaaaATTGTAAAAAATCGTCTTATatactttatttcatttatgtttgcatatgtttcaataaactgctgcacctatgtttcatttttcttgcaaaatataaagaaacgagAGGTGGCTCAACACTGTTGGTTGTATTTTCTACTGGTTACTATAGAGCTTTGTTTAGTCAGGCCTACTGTTCTTCACGCCTGAGCGCTCAAACTACTCAGTACACTCTTTATGGACCTTTTGCCTCTTTTTCAGAGTACTTGACTGTCTTCTCTCAAATGATTGCCTTCCATGACCCAGAGCTAAGCAACCATCTAAATGAGATTGGCTTCATCCCAGATGTAAGTTACCAAGAGTGCAAGTGCTCTGGCGGAGTGATGACAAAAAAAGTCAGCAGTGTAGGACATGCCTggttattaacattttttttgttattgcaaatttatatttaatggcAAGTCAAAAATAGTACAAAAATATTCTTAGTGTCTCATTGCCAGGGGACAAAGGAAATGACCATCCATAGATTGTTACGTATATCTTTTCATAGTCAATGACATTTTTTGTTCCACATCCCCATTTCCAGAATTTGTGGCCAGGGTCAAGTTTTCCCCATAGTCTGCTGGTAATGATTTATACAGCGGCTAATGTCTGCAAGGCACACTTAATGATTGTCCTCTGTCAGGCTTACCTTATTTCTCTTACTTTGCGCCACCTCTTCTCGCCCTTTGCTTTCCTTCTTACGGCTCTGCTCAGACAGTGACAAGGTTAAAGTCTCCACCGTCTCTCCAGGgtttcagtttgtgtgctgATGAATGTGTGTCATCCACAGCCCGGCCTCTGAGACGTTACCCGATGAAAAGTGGGGTCTTTATCACAGAGGAGTCAGGGATTTAAGTCTCTTTTTCCTCAGTGTCTGATATTGCAGCTGTAAAATGGAGCAAGTGAAGCACCAAACTGTGCTTGTTGATTGTCAGAATATGAAAGTATTGGGGAAAAAATGTAGCCTGCAGgtgattttgcttttttttttttggctttttaaacaTGGTTTTATGCTGAACAGATGCCCTGTTGTTATTCTTTTAGTCTTTTGCTCCTTCATTGTTCAGACTTGGGCCTTCAAAAAGCTGCTTATCATCCTGGGTTGACATTTAGAGCATGTACAGTACTACCATTTCAAAGGGGACTTTGTATGCTTGCTTTCGTTGTTAGGCCAGGGCAATACTGGAACTCTCTTTGTTGATACAGCTTTCATGCTTGATTTCAGTCCCAGTAATCAGACTTTATATATAATAAATCCCTTTTCCCTTTGTGAACTGCAGAGCACACTCTGAGCTGTTGTTTTACTCAGGCAGTAAATCCATCTGTACTTAAAGGCCGAATGTCACTGCAGTATGAATGGATTTCTCATACATGCGAACCGGAACACGGCTAGTTCAACACACTTTGtctttcagaaagaaaaaaaaaccccaaaatgttGTGCAAACATGCAGAAACCACAAGTAATCTTTGGAACTGCTGCAGAGTTCCTGGACTCCGCTCCAGCAGAGTCAAATTGCATGTTGCCAGTGGTTTAATTCAGGGCCACTTTCAATTTTGGCTACATCGCCTCTCCTGAGTCTGCCATTTACACCTACACTAATCCAATCTGGCTGCACTCGCAGTCCTGCTGCTGGGCTGTTGCGGCTGAGGATGAGACTCTGAGTGCAGTGGCCGTCTCGTCACACTTAGGCACACAAGAGGTCCACTGAACAGTCACCAGCTCCCTCGCAATTAGCAATCAGTAAACTGGCTGAGATAACTCCGCTGTTGCTGCTCCAGAGCTTTTGCCGCTGAAATTTACAAAGCCTTGGTGACAGTGGCCAGCAATTGGCAGTTGTTAGAACAGTTGGTTAATGgcgtaatgtgtgtgtgtgtgtgtgtctgtatctgtctgtgtgccttatttcatttcaattttacGCTTTTCCTCCCGGGGAAGTGCAGAGAGTAaaataagagagaaagaaaggacgAATGACAAATGACAAGATCAGTATAGTGAgattcattttcattgttagCGTTCTTCCCGTCGACTTATAACCAAACTCAGCAGTTTGCTCTTTATTGCTGCTACGGTTTCTTAGCTGTGGAGATACACAGCCATTTCATTTGAGTCTTAGTGTGTTATTTTGAGTTGATGTGTTGAATACTACGCACACATGAATGCTGTACAGTGGGGGAATTTATGTGATCCCTGCTGAATTGTTAAGTTTGCCCACttccaaagaaatgaacagtctctaatttttgtgctagtttcattttaatggaatgagagtgaaataagtatttgatccccaagcaaaacatgacttaGCAACTGGTGGAGAAACCCTTGTTGGCAAGCTCAGCGGTAAGACGTTTCTTTTAGCTggtcaccaggtttgcacacatctcaggAGGGATTCTAGCCCACCCCTCTTTACAGAGACTCTCTAAATCCTTTTCTTACTTGCTGCTTGGCAGCTCAAAgcttcagcttttcttttttgccttcTCTTTTTATGGTACAGTAGATGGCCCTGTCCTTTGGCCCCTCAGTGTGGTGATGTCATCCTGTAACTTTAGCAGAAAAAAGAGTAACGTTTCCACCTCCATGTTTGACCGTGGGGGTTATGTTTTTTGGGTCATACTCAGCATTTTTCTTCCTCCCAACATGGCAGGATAAGTTGATGCCAAAGAGCTcgattttggtttcatctggtCCCAGCCCTATTCTCCCAAGTCTTCTGTAAATCATTTaaatttcttccatttctgaataatTGGACCAGCATTTGTCAGCCTCTCTCCAAGCTTCTTGCTGATGGTCTTTGTGCAGGTTCACAGTCTTGTCCCTGACGTCCTTTGACAGTTCTTTGGTCTTACCCACGGTGGTGGAGATGTTGGAATGAATGAAATTGATTTTTTGGACAGGTGTACTTACATATAACAACTTGAGATCAAGAGTATCTGTAATTGAATAATCGATCAATCGATTGTAATCTGTTTTCAATATGGGCACACAACCTGTGGCAGCCAAAATTCATGCTGCGATGTGTTATTTCTGGATTTTTagttctgtctctctccattaaaatgaaactaccataaaacTTAGAGACTGTTTATTACCTTGTGCGTGTGAGCAaacttaaaaatataataatcatATGATTATTTTCCCCAATGTATAAGTTGTGCTTGTAGTATTATGTAGTCATATGTCatcatcttttttctcttttctttttccacacAGCTTTATGCTATTCCCTGGTTCCTAACAATGTTTACACGTAAGTACGTTTTTTTCACCCACAATGCACTGGCTTGATGTGGCACTGAGTTTAATCAAAAACTTTCACAGGATATTTCAAGTCAGGTTTTAGTTTGAGTGCAAATAAAAAGGACTGAAAAGGTCACTGGCTCAAATTTGGAGTTCtgtaggttttttttatttattttggtcatGGTGACCTTTACTATAGCTGCTAATTAATTCCAGTCCTGAAGGGAGAGGACAGAGTCGCTCAGTCGGGCATCAGCTGAGATGCTGAGCGGcacagcttctttttttaaaaattttgtatttatcTGAATAAATAGTAAAAAATCCAACTTGTGATCAACAAGATAAAACAGCTGCTCAAATGTGTGTTGTATTCAATGcgggaaaagaacaaaaaacatgtaTTCTGATGAAAACTATCAACCACTGCTGGCTTTATTCAGAACTTTCAATTTCATCTCACATGAGGGGAGCTCAGTTATTACTTAGTAATTTATAACATGAAATATGACAGCTCACAGTTCAGGTGCAGTTGTTTTGCTGAGCTGAGTTTGCAGTGAATCTATCAAATCTGCCAGAGAAAGGACCTGatttacttgagtacattttTTCAGCCTGCACAGAATAAAGTCATTTAATAATGAAATAGAACATTGGAATAAATAATACAGTAATTGTCCAGAATGTATAAAATCCATAATAATGATCTGAAGTTACAACTGCAATTCTGCCTGTCTGTGTAAAGAATGCAAACTTGCTAAATAAACATCCAGCTCTGCTTGAAGTATTTCGtgaaataaagataaaatagCCAGTTAGAGTGATGACTGTTTGGAAAAGTATTGATTAGAGTGCATGAATTTAAAGCGATCAATAATACATTTGTACATGAAGGCCTTGAAAATATTTTAGAGGTGATACGAAACAGAGGAAAGAATACAGTATGTGGTAGAACACAGGTAGGATGTGGCAAACAAAATCAATCCCAGGCACTCGACTCGAGTCCAggatgataaaaataaaaagccttTAATGAATATGGATTTGAAACATGATAAAAATGCATTAACAGTTATCGGCAAGCTTGCCTCCCTCAGGAGAACCTTGAGGAGAGCgtgatgcatttttttaaaaaaaacctcctcTATATTTATTAATGGTATCTCTGTGTTGTTTTGGTGGCCCGGATTTGGATTTTGTATAATCCATCTTACCTCTGAGTTTCTTCCAGTTTTGAGGGCCCTGAGGATGCAGGTGgtagagtaagaaaaaaaagaaagaatctaaCCTCCCTAAAGAAtcaaaaacatcagaaacatGTCTGAGGAGTTTGGGGGCATCTACTGTCTCATCTGTTCACTATGACAAGGGTGTGTACTTACTGTGCATACACTGCAAGCATGGATAAATATGCAAAGGACACCACCTAAGAAAAGCTATTTGCTAATAGTTTGCTAATACTTTTAACACACCTGGCCCttctttacacacaaacacaagattaAGTCACTTTCTTTAAGGTCAAACTCTTGTTAGTCACTACACGCCCTTCcctgaaaaacaaagcaactaATCGTCCACTTCCTGTTCAGACCAGCTCACACATGCCCAAAGATGTGTGATACTGTATGCATTAGTATGTATGGGCATTATTTCAGAATAGGGTCCTCAAGTGCTAATTTGGACTGagatcattttaaatttaatatgaAAGTCATATTACTGCAGATGTGGCCTTATAAACTTGTACTTTGAGAGGGTTGGGAAGTTATTATAGTCTTAAAATTTTTGATAGTGCTGATCTGGATGTTTTTGAAGTTGGCCTCATGATAAAGGGGGCTTTGTAAAACTTCAGCAAGTACAGAGAAGGCGAAAACTCACTTTTTGATGTTCTTCAACATAAATGCATAACTTATCAATCAGTGAACTACTGCCAAATGATTGGAGTCTTATTAGCCTTTTGGGATGATCTAGATGTAGATGTTTAGATCAGCAATATTAAGCATTAGattaaaaggaaaagaaaatcttcATAAAAAAAGGTTGCAGTCTGCACAGTGATGCAGATTGGCAGATATCCTTGTGTTTTAGTGAATTCAAAAAGTTGTGATATGTATGATTCCTTTACCTGTGTAGCatcaaacatatatatatattattatcatcattattattattaaagggacattttttcaaacatttttgtgGGGGGTGGGGATTTGGCATGCTCCCAGCATGAAGTTTGTCAGTGGATGGCAGCATTACACTTTGATCCTTTCACTGAGTGCAGGTATAGCGCAGAAAAATGATCATATTAACAGGGGCCCAAAATTAAATGATATGCAATTAACCTGTTTCCCTCTAGGCAGCCCCGTCATTTACAGCAACCGTTTTAATAACTTGTCACCTTGTCGATATAAATTTTGATCGTTACACTAGAGCTGTGGTAGTGTGCAGACTGTTACAGACATTACACAACTTGTAATTTACACTAATTGAAGCCAGATTAGTCTGCATGTGCACTATCCACTGATCTTTTTGAACCCTTCACCTTGCTCGGCGAGACGTCTTCAGttaaacccacacacacagagaccagtTCTGGTGTGGGGAGTGTGAGTTGTGACCCTTTTAACCCTTATCCTCCCCCTGAGGCTGTGTGTGAGTCCAGTATTCACGAGGTGTGCCCTTCTGACTGCTAATGTCCCCGATCCAATATGAGACAAGGTTGGAGGGTCATcttccattcacacacagacacactgactGTCACTCACATGCACCGGCCAGCTCGGCTGACTGCTAATGCGGTGCAGATCCTCCGAGGCATTTTCACAGCACTCACCACAGTCACATtttgcccacacacacacacacacacacacatgcacacacttcaGCTTGCCTAGTATCCACCTTAACAAACCCCCGGGATGATATAAACAGGTGGACAATGCTGGTTCGCATGCATAAATCTATACAGAAGGGAAACCTTAAATTTTAAAACACTGAGAGTAATGTGACTGAAATAATAACTGCTCTGAGACGTATTATCAGGATGTGGTTTTATTTGGCTTGGAATAACCTGTGCAGGTTTCTTGCTCTAAAGCTCCTCAGCCCCCTGATGTTCTTCCTGTCATTTTTCCACAACAACACCCACCTCGAAACATTTTCCCAGCTGCCTCCCCCACATCAAATATCCCTCCAGGCAGCATTGACAGTGCACAGTTTTGTTTAGTGAGCTCCCCGTTTTAAACCCATAAAGCCATGTTAAGTAAACGCACTATGCACATGCAAATTATCCTCATTATACACAAACTGATTATCTATTTCTCACTGTGTGCATGCTGCGCAGTATTGTCCCATTTGCAGGATCCCATTGAGCATCTCTGGAGGCATGTTTCTTTTCAGGCACTCTTATATTCACTTACTTTGTAAAATCTtgtctttgttgtgtttttttttttatgtaccCACAATACAGATGTTTTTCCACTGCACAAGATCTTCCACCTGTGGGACACGTTGCTCCTGGGTAACTCCTCATTCCCATTCTGTATTGGCGTAGCTATATTGCAGCAACTCAGGGACCGCCTATTGGCTAATGGCTTCAATGAATGCATCCTGCTCTTCTCTGACCTGCCAGGTAAGAATGTCATCTGGTATGTACATCTGTGTATTTACACAGACTTTCCCTAATCCCTGTTTACAATTCTTTTCCATACAAGTGTTACTTAATTACCTACAGCCAAACAGTATATATGAGAGTTTCctaaaatctttaaaatctCTCA contains:
- the tbck gene encoding TBC domain-containing protein kinase-like protein, with the translated sequence MRSLKDAQLGAFTFFASALPHDVCGSNGLPLTPNSIKILGRFQILKTITHPRLCQYVDISRGKHERLIVVAEHYENSLSIFQKPENTPSAEKVLQIAYEVLEGLEFMNKHGLVHRALSPNNVLMDCKGNVKLAKFGLYHMTDHGADVDFPIGYPSYLAPEVIAQGSFHPSDPSRDEAPLPSGPKSDVWSLGILLFELCAGRRLLQNIDISERLKFILTLGCMDDIVTVLAEEHGCLDTIKELPDSVLELLRKCLTFLPSKRATPAELLRDPVFNGISCHYTPFQKPVSLFSSSLRCAHLVLPDDISDLCKDDDEDYLSERAIDEVYYLWCLAGGDLEKELTNQEIIQSKPPISTLPNFVLEDGETFGQGRDRSFLLDDTTVTLSLCQLRNRLKDVAREAYYPLLEDEQSSLPQSNSSNELSTAVTLPLIIRERDTEYQLIRIILFDRLLKAYPYKKTLVWKEARVDIPPLVRGLAWAGLLGIEGDIQAKYEGIDKDTPIPTDRQIEVDIPRCHQYDELLSSPQGHIKFRRVLKAWVVSHPDLVYWQGLDSLCAPFLYLNFNNEALAYACMSAFIPKYLYNFFLKDNSHVIQEYLTVFSQMIAFHDPELSNHLNEIGFIPDLYAIPWFLTMFTHVFPLHKIFHLWDTLLLGNSSFPFCIGVAILQQLRDRLLANGFNECILLFSDLPEIDIERCVRESISLFCWTPKSATYRQHAQPPKVAGDNGFVKTSTYYSSDYQDMPKTDLSREPLSLGDLKAEVSPRISAEDLIDLCELSLSGSSKRNKTGKPKIVAVDIRTAEDFNRGHISGSINIPFNTTFGPENEVVQCPAAGGLQNYRGRVIVVISHNMKSAAMFAAHLVKMSFPRVCILDGGINKLKPTGLLTVPSPQI